The DNA segment atatataatctatgtatatggctaaaaaaataataaatatgactagctatttgtataaagatcttatagaataataatataaaacaaaTTATACATCAATATAATTTAACTTATTATAACATATTAATATTCAACTAATGTTTAATTAATGAATTTAAGTTATTATATATTGACGgtataaaaaattatttatgtAAGAGTCCTTATAAGATAACTACACATAAAACTTTTTTCAAATTGTTGATAGTATATCTTGTTGTAGTTCTATGTGGAGTATCATTTCCTATTTGATCCATTTGAATTCCATTTTCAAAGTCGCAATAGGATCTATCCATAAAAGGAATCTCTTTAGTACATTTCTTATGTAGCCGTGGATATTATATTGAATTTGAATTATATTTCGGATCAATCTATATTAAGTGAATGTCTTCATTTTGTTGTTTCTAGCAAATaccattatttttaattttggatCTTCTAAATTATTCCCTTAAAATTCAGGAATAGTGTAAAAAGTATTTTCTCTACCTAAATATATAAGTTAAATCcttattaaataaagttacaTATAATTATTTgcagaattaacctaaatagctaCCTAACTAATTACCTAAACTAAAAATAGGCTACTGATATTAACATATGTATAATTCATGTATAATACATGTATAAATtaatgtataatttatgtatattgACTAAAAAAAGTAAACAATTGATCCAGCCGCATATTTGTACAAACGTCTGTAATTATATAATTGCTTAAATAGTTTTACACTGTCAATGCACAATAACTCAATACCTTGACTGAGCATTATCTATTGTTGTTAACAGGACTTGGAGAAACTTATGTGCTCAAAGGTAGCTAATTCTGAGCCTAGATACCAACTCAGAAGAACCAGCTCAGCAGCCTTCTGAGCCTCAATTTTCACACCAAAGGGCAAAGCCTTCCTATTTTTGATTTTATAAATcatatttcttattttttatccTTGTACTATCATCCCTCTCAATTGTAATTTGATCTGAGTTGGCCAGCTTTCAACTATTAGCCTAAGAGTTGCATCTATCACTGACCAACACTATCAGTGTTACATAATAATCGGTCAGGAAAAACAGTGATCTTTGGTTGATACAGTTTTATTTgagattttaaaacaaaatagTATCGTAAAATTAATACAGGAAAATATCTAAGGGGGTCTTGTTTTCTTTCAATTTCTCATACTTTAATACTTACAATTAGAAAAAGAAATTACTACCAAAATGGAATCGAAGGCATAATAGAAAAAATGCTGTCTTGGACCAAAGGAGCTTCACTTGGACTACTTTATTGATTTTTGGGATCTTTACACCAATAGCCAGTTGATTCATTGTATACTATACTTTTCTTAGACAGTATCAATAAATTATACACAAATTATACTGTTAGATCTTGTTTTAATGATACAAATAATATACATGTGCAGGAAATTAATTACAAGTAAAGAAGACTGCTGGAGTAGTTCATGAtgtataaggaaagaaatcaattagcaTACAATCAGCAAATCTGGAAAGGACTCGCGAATCTGAACGGAATCCAATCAACAAAATCAGCAACGATTAGCTGAGTTGGAAAGAATCAAATAAGCCTTAAGTAAAGGCACAAATCAAGGGCAGAATCACGGGAGATTGAAAGATATGAGGAGATTGGTACGCGACCAAGTTTGGAAGAACCAACAATCAAGGAGAAATCTTCACTCGTATCTCTGCTGAAGGAAAGCAATCAAAAAGAAGCAACGACTCAttccttattcttggaaagaatcaattctttccaaggatcaaatctcttgggttgtcaagcCTCTACCATCCATCAAAGTATTTATACCTCGTTGTAAACCCTAGTTGTTATACTTTGATCAAACCAAAATCACTCTCTTTATTCTACTACAAACAAGCATTGTAGTTCACTAATATCTGTTGTGTAACAAGTCAAGGAAAGAAAAAGAGCATaacactggtgaggcattgtatcaaaaacGAGTGCTAGAGAAACTGAGTGAAATTCACTACAACTGTACTCGGAGAAACTCATTTACTAAAGAAAACTCTCTTGCAACCCAAcgggactggactaggattcacattgaatccgaaccagtataaaaatcttggtgtctttaattcctgcaattACTTTCTGCAATTTACTTACTTTTATTACATTTGCTAAATTATCATATCTAGTCGACTACTCTAGTAATAAGTCAACTAATAAGCGATTATTTTTAAAGATTTACAATTCACCCtccccccctcttgtactttcaattggtatcagagcaaggctcatattttacttttgcttaacagcttgtgagaaaagatcatggcaaATCAGGTTATCATAGGAGCTCTTTTTCAggaaggaacttcacaagttagaCCACCATACTTCAATGGAAAACATTTCTCTCACTGGAAAGTATGAATGGAAATCTTTGCTAAATCTTACGATGTCAAAGTCTGGAGAGTCATCAAAAAGGAAAACTATCCCCTACCGGCTAGCCCTCCACTACTTGCTGATCACGAAGATATAGATTCATACTCAAAAGAGCAATTGGAAGTGGTACAAGTGAATAACAAGGCAAGAAATCTACTTCATAACGCTATAAGTAGTGAAGAATACGAGAAAATATCGAGTTGTGACACAGCCAAAGAGATGTGGGACAAACTTGAGGTCACCTATGAGGGAACCAACAAAGTAAAGGAAATACACATTAACATGATGGTTCATGATTACGAACTCTTCTCAATGAAAGAAGGAGAATCCATTGAAGAGATGTTTTTCAGGTATAGCAAAATAATTAGCGACTTAAAGGCATTTGGCAAACCCTACACTAGTGGTGATCAAGTCAGAAAAAATCTCAGAAGTCTGCCAACCACTTAGCAGACCAAAGTAGTCACACTGGAATCTCAAGACCTAAACAAATAATCCTATCATGAACTACGAGGAGAACTCATTGCTTTTGAAAGAACGCATCTAAAAAAGACAAATCAataggagaaaaagaaaatagttgcGTTCAAAACCTCTACTGAAATGGCTGAAAATAAAATTGATGATCTTGAAGCTCTACAAGAAAATATTGCTATGATGTCTATGAATGGGCTGATGAGAAGATGTAGAAACACAAAGAAAGGAAGATACCCACCAAGACGATCCAGACAATACAACGAACAGGATAAGAACGATGGAAATGCTGCGAATGTGGAAAATTTGGGCACATTCAAGCTGAATGCCCAGAACTGAAAAGGAAGATCTCTAGAGGCTTCAACAAGAACAAATCTTTCAGAAGCTGGAGCAATGAGGATGACTCTGACCATGAAGAAATAGCAAATCTTTGCTTTATGACAATTCTGGAAAATGAAATGAACAAAACTTCAGGATGCTGGACAGATGAAGATGATTCAGATGACGAGAATGAAAACTGTTTCATGGCACGAGGTAAAACTAGTGAGATAAGATCTTATGACTGTAAAAGATGTAATGAATCGCAGGATATCCTTGATTCAACCTTGAAAGAGtctcaaaaaatgatgaatgaacTTAAGAGACTCACTAGGGAGGGTAAAGACTGGAAACTCAAACACGAAGTATGTGAAATCGAAAAGGAAGTACTTCAAGAAGAGTTTGAGGATTTGCAAATACAGCTCAACAGCTTGCGCAAATCCACCGTCATAGTTCTGTTAGGTCAAACCAGACGACTTACAAGTTGACTGGAAAGGAACCAACCAGAACCAAATCGACCAGTCGGTCGGACCAGGTGACTTACAAGTCAATTGGGAAAGAACCAAATAGAACTAAGTCGGCTAGTTCCAACACTTATGAAAGACCTATAAGCAGGTCTGAAGCTAAATGTCATTACTGTAATAAAAGTGGGCATAAatatttcttttgttattttcgtAAATCAAATGTGTCAGGATGGGTTTGGAAACCAAAAAATTCTGAACCTAGTACTACTAACCCTCCAGGACCCAGgcaagcttgggtacctaaaagaaagtaATCATCTTGTCTTGAAGGAACACCACAGAGTAAGCCGCAAAGGAAAATGGTATCTAGATAGTGCATATTCTAGTCATATGACAGGTGACAAAAACCTGTTCAAAGAAGTTACAAAAATCGATGGAGGAAGTGTTAAATTTGGAGACGATTCAAGGGGCAAAATAGTCGGTACTGGAACAATTCCCTTCAATAACAATTGTGACATTACTGAAGTTTATCTTGTCGATGGACTAAACTACAATCTCTTGAGCATAAGTCAACTCTGCGACTCAGGATTTGAGGTAAAGTTTAAGAAAACAAGGTGTGCTATTGAAGACGAATCAGGTAAGATAATCCTTCCTGGAAAAAGTTATGGAAATGTTTATATACTTGATGGTTTTGAAAAGATAGATGGTCATATTTGCTTATCTTCTATGTCTGATGATCCATGGTTGTGGCATAGGAGACTTGGTCATGCTAGCATGCATTTTATTGAAAAACTGTCCAAACATGATTTAGTTATTGGTTtgcctaaattgaattttttctagAACTCATATTTTTGACGCATGTCAAATGGGTAAACAGACcagaaattctttcaaaaataaagataTAGTATCTACTCAAAACCTTTGCAATTACTTCATATGGACTTATTTGGGCCTACTAGAACTGCTAGCATAGGAGGAGAGAGGTATGtctttgttattgttgatgatttttcacgTTTCATTTGGGTAATCTTCTTGTCTCATAAGGATGAAGCCttaagaaattttgaagttttctgcAAAAGGGTTGAAAAAGAAAGGGGACATCTGATCTCAAAAATTTAGAGTGAccatggaggagaatttgaaagcaTCGCATTTGAAGACTTCTGTAATGATCAAGGATATACTCATAATTTTTCTGCACCAtgcacaccacaacaaaatggggctgtggaaagaaagaacagaactctCCAAGATATGGCAAGAACCATGCTACTAGAACATTCATTGCCAAACCACTTCTGGGCAGAAGGTGTAAGTACAACTTGTCACATCCTCAACCGTTGTCTCATAATGCCAATTCTAAAGAAGACCCCATATGAACTCTGGAAAGGTAAACGTTCGAATATCAGTTACTTCCATCCCTTTGGAAGCAAATATTTCATTCACAATAACGGTAAGGAtaatcttggaaagtttgatccAAGAAGTGACGAAGGTATTTTTCTCGGTTATTCATTAAATAGCAGATCTTTTAGAGTCTATAATAAACGTACTTTATGTGTAGAAGAATTTGTACATGTTATATTCGATGAAAATAATCCCTTGGTCGAGAAAGGAATTACTGCAGGTGACGAAGATCAAACTCAAGAAGCTCAGGATAAAGGAAAATCACAGAAGTCGACTAATGCATCTGGTGTGACTGAGTCAACTGGTGAAAATAGCAACAATATACCAGATCCACAAATCGAGTCGACTATAAATGCAATTCGTCCAAATGAATGGAGAATTGAGCCTGAATATCCTTAGAAATTCATTATAGGGGATCCAAACGAAGGAATAAAAACCAGAGAAGCTCTCAAAAAGAAAGCAAACATTGCATTGATTTCTCAAATTGAGCCAAAAAAAGATAGAGGAAGCACTGAAAGATTCAAGCTGGGTGCATGCCATGCAGGAGGAGTTAGATCAGTTTAGCAAGAATCAAGTGTGGAAACTAATACCCAAACCTGATAATGTGTCTGTAATCGGAACAAAGTGGGTATTTAGAAATAAATTGAACgaggatggaaaggtcataaGAAATAAAGCTAGACTAGTTGCTCAGGGCTACTCACAGcaagaaggagtcgactatgatgaAACATTCTCCCCAGTAGCTCGTTTGGAGTCTATACAAATTCTTCTGGCATACACATCTTTTAAAAGATTCAGGCTatttcaaatggatgttaaaagcgCATTTTTAAATGGATTTATCGAGGAAAAAGtttttgtgaaacaacctccaggtTTTGAGGATTCAAAATTTCCATACCATGTATACAAACTCACTAAAGCATTGTATGGGTTGAAACAAGTTCCACGTGCCTGGTATGATAGGCTGAGTACCTTTCTTATTGATCATGGCTTTACAAGAGGTAAAATAGACACTACTCTATTTATTAAACGATCATCAAAAGGTAACCTCATTATTcaaatttatgttgatgatattatatttggtagtgctaaccctcttatgtgcaaggaattttcaaatcttatgcaaagcgaatttgaaatgagtatgatgggtgagctcaCGTTCTTCCTTGGGCTAAAAATTCAACAATCCGAAGAAGGAACTTTTATATGTCAGACCAAATATACAAAAGAGCTGATTCAAAAATTTGGTATGAACAATGCAAAATCAGTTGGCACTCCAATGAGCCCCGCTACAAATCTAGACAAAGATGAACAAGGCACCCATGTTGATGAAACCAAATATCGGGGAATGATTGGATCAATGCTATATTTGACAGCAAGTCGAGCAGATATTATGTTCAGCGTATGTAAATGTGCCAGGTTTCAGTCAGCTCCCAAGGAGTCACATTTGACTGCTGTAAAGAGAATCATTCGATATCTCATTGGAACTGTACCTTATGGATTATGGTATCCTCGCTCTAACTCTTTTAAATTAGAAGGCTTTTCCGATACTGATCTTCCAGGTGATAAAGAAGATAGAAAAAGCACAAGCGGCACATGTCAATTACTAGGAAAGGCATTAATATCCTGGAACAGTAAAAAGCAAGCATCAGTTGCTTTGTCCACTACTGAAGCTGAATACATTGCTATTGGACAATGTTTTGCACAACTACTATAGATGTCTCATCAATTGGGTGACTATGAACTTTCGTTTAAACCTATACAAATCTTTGTGATAATTCTAGTGTTATTTGTCTTTCAAAAAATCCTGTGCATCGTTCTAGAGCAAAGAATATAGATATTAAGCatcattttattagagatcatgttcttaagAGAGACATATAAATATCTTTTGTTGGAACTTCTGCTCaactagttgatatttttactaCGCCTTTATTAGAAGAAAGATTTTGTACTTTGAGAAAATTACTTGGTATTATTTTCACTTCTAATAACTCTTAGGACATATGTGCTCAGTTACTTTTAAGTGTTATAATTGTCCTTTTCCCACGCCTTAATTACGCCTTCGattttttccctctcttttcttttctttcacatCAGTTCGCAGTTCGAAGATGGAAAGCCAATCATCACGTCTTCTCAACTAACAACTTTTCCTTTCCTGTACTCAACCGTCAAAACCCTCTTCTTAAGTTAGAAAACCCTTTCAGTCACTCTTATCTCCATTTCTTCTCTAAAATCTCTAGCAAAGCCCCTTCTTTACAATGGCGAAACACTCCAAAATCCCTCTACCTCCACCAGAAAGAGTACTCGCTCCAAAGCAAAACCCCCTTCTGTGCCTCCTAAGCAAGTAGACCTAGGGTCTGATCACTCTGAAGGCTTCGCCTCATCTCAAGGAGATTTCTCTGAACACTCCCAACTTCTAGGAGAAAAAGTTTTAGGCAAGCGACCCATGGAAGAACCCCCTATTTCGTCCACCCCAAAGAAATCAAAGGTTGATTTCTCTACTTCACTCGAATCTGACCTAAATTTCTGGGATTCCGCAAATAGggatctgtcacgacccaaatcccaaacctggtcgtgatggagcctttcgtgaagacaaagccagccagtctaacccaattcatcctttaaaACAGTTAGTTAACACAAATATAGTccaaacatggtttaataatactaaatagcggaaaatatagataaaaatGCGGAAAAATCCAGCcggacacagccctaaccggggtgtcacaagtcatgagcaactaatgaaTTCTGATACAAGTCTACTAAATacgaaatccgatacaatagttcaaAGATCAtggaaatgataagataagggaggcacgggggttgcggatgccaacagctacctcgtagtctccgaaacaccgcctggactgggaggatcagcactcaggagcgaaAATCTGCTATGCCTAAAtttgcacacacggtgcagggagtaatgtgagtactccgacccagtgagtaataaa comes from the Nicotiana sylvestris chromosome 4, ASM39365v2, whole genome shotgun sequence genome and includes:
- the LOC104226621 gene encoding uncharacterized protein; amino-acid sequence: MEIFAKSYDVKVWRVIKKENYPLPASPPLLADHEDIDSYSKEQLEVVQVNNKARNLLHNAISSEEYEKISSCDTAKEMWDKLEVTYEGTNKVKEIHINMMVHDYELFSMKEGESIEEMFFRYSKIISDLKAFGKPYTSGDQVRKNLRSLPTT